From a single Schistosoma mansoni strain Puerto Rico chromosome 4, complete genome genomic region:
- a CDS encoding putative mitochondrial import inner membrane translocase subunit tim17 — MGDTVGPAAYVLFDELYTKENVFRSIITNNKTLNIRLLGRYVKLLNESFLFNFATFLQILNLFISYMAYRFSAFEADSNLVELLSPFQGSAIPCVIVNVKYLTENQKQCFSTQTANERLIQFIGELSVSDDRKRYHLTAFSFTFMDGFFACSCYGHLTQAARYNCSRYSQSRDLDMDEFSRDPCPFRIVSDCGAAFAMGTIGGSVLHFYRGYRNAPSGYTKKLVSAMVNSRQRAPITGGGFAIWGGVFTAVDCSLVLARRKEDPWNSITSGAITGAALAVRHGPTAMVGQAFVGGVILAIIEGLGIMINRFAPMLMQAPPDSVPNPQNDQSSGPGSSPGSGGSGFYDFFGSSSTHSSSEATATESASTVSPKSGFIFQ; from the exons ATGGGTGACACG GTTGGTCCCGCAGCCTATGTTCTTTTTGATGAACTATACACCAAAGAAAATGTCTTTCGCTCCATAATTACCAATAACAAAACTCTAAATATCCGTCTTCTAGGCAG GTACGTTAAACTTTTGAATgaaagttttctttttaattttgcCACTTTTTTACAAAtccttaatttatttatttcatatatgGCATACAGATTTTCTGCCTTTGAAGCTGATAGCAATTTAGTTGAATTGTTGTCTCCATTTCAAGGTAGTGCTATTCCATGCGTTATCGTCAATGTAAAATATCTAACTGAAAACCAGAAGCAATGTTTTTCAACTCAGACAGCTAATGAACGCTTGATACAATTTATTGGGGAGTTAAGTGTATCAGACGATAGAAAACGTTATCACCTCACAGCGTTTTCATTTACTTTTATGGATGGT TTTTTTGCATGCAGTTGTTATGGTCATCTTACTCAAGCTGCACGATATAACTGTTCACGCTACAGTCAGTCACGAGACCTTGACATGGACGAGTTCAGCAGAGATCCCTG TCCGTTTCGTATCGTCAGCGATTGTGGAGCTGCATTTGCTATGGGTACTATCGGTGGTAGTGTTTTACATTTCTACAGAGGCTATCGTAACGCTCCTTCGGGTTATACAAAAAAACTAGTAAGCGCAATGGTTAACAGTCGTCAACGTGCACCAATCACGGGTGGAGGGTTCGCTATATGGGGTGGAGTGTTTACTGCTGTCGATTGCTCTTTAGTTCTTGCTCGTCGAAAAGAGGATCCGTGGAATTCCATCACTAGTGGGGCTATAACGGGAGCTGCTCTGGCTGTTCGTCATGGTCCAACAGCTATGGTCGGTCAAGCATTTGTTGGTGGCGTTATATTGGCAATTATCGAGGGACTTGGAATCATGATAAATAGATTCGCTCCTATGCTGATGC AAGCTCCGCCAGACTCTGTACCAAATCCACAAAACGATCAGTCATCAGGTCCAGGAAGCTCGCCTGGTAGTGGCGGGAGTGGATTTTACGACTTTTTTGGTTCCAGTTCCACACATTCGTCTTCGGAGGCAACTGCTACAGAGTCTGCTAGTACAGTATCACCGAAATCTGGATTTATATTTCAATAG